From a region of the Candidatus Poribacteria bacterium genome:
- a CDS encoding alpha/beta hydrolase, whose protein sequence is MATIATCWGEMAYFDSGGLGQPLLFLHGTGCDASDWTRVIKKLPCEQRCIALDFRGHGRSSVPTKPFTLGCLANDVLDLVDHLGIQEWMIVGHSLGGMVAMEVARRSSCVVGLVLLEGWTRLSAAGSAFDTGRFYGSLSQSTIAEIQEKAKETRNRFKSEIWHGFWESVKNSDAYAYLEQARIPICEVFGSLGRNDLTEQKLCIPSNPNIQWVWIPSAGHYLPHECPVEVAKVINTRRAL, encoded by the coding sequence ATGGCAACAATTGCAACCTGTTGGGGAGAGATGGCTTACTTTGATTCAGGAGGATTGGGACAGCCACTGCTCTTCTTACACGGGACTGGATGTGACGCATCGGATTGGACACGGGTGATTAAAAAATTACCGTGTGAGCAGCGTTGCATCGCTCTCGATTTTCGTGGACATGGACGGAGTTCTGTGCCAACAAAACCGTTTACATTAGGCTGTCTTGCTAATGATGTGTTGGACCTTGTAGACCATTTGGGAATTCAAGAATGGATGATCGTTGGTCACAGTCTGGGGGGTATGGTAGCAATGGAAGTCGCCAGACGCTCATCGTGTGTTGTTGGACTTGTGCTGCTGGAGGGATGGACGCGCCTTTCAGCTGCAGGGAGTGCTTTCGATACCGGACGGTTTTACGGTTCACTGTCTCAGTCCACTATTGCCGAGATTCAGGAGAAAGCAAAAGAGACGCGAAATCGCTTTAAATCTGAAATTTGGCACGGTTTTTGGGAATCTGTCAAAAATTCCGATGCCTACGCCTACCTGGAGCAGGCACGCATCCCTATCTGTGAAGTTTTTGGGAGTCTGGGACGAAATGATTTAACTGAGCAGAAGTTGTGCATTCCGTCCAATCCGAATATTCAGTGGGTATGGATACCCAGCGCCGGGCATTATCTACCGCATGAATGCCCGGTTGAAGTCGCTAAAGTGATAAACACGCGCCGCGCGTTGTAA